TGCCATCATAGACCAAACGTATCATCAGAATAAACTCAATTGCTGGGAAAAATGATTTTTATATTTAGATTTCATACTACTGATAACCAATTGCCTAAGTTCAAGTTGGTCTAAATATTTTAGAAACGGATTCTTTTCTGCCAAATCAATGAAGAATTTAGCTCGATTTACGGCAACCCCCATTTTTTTCAGATGTTCCATTGTAATGGTCTGAAATCTTCTGGAATTCACGATTTTGTAAGCTGAAGTTCGCCCAATACCTGGAACACGCAAAATCATTTCATAGGCTGCTGTTTGTAAATTCACGGGAAAAAGTTGGGGATTTCTAAGTGCCCAAGCTAGTTTTGGGTCTATCTCTAAATCTAAAAAAGGATTTTGAGGCGTTAAAATTTCGCGTGCTTCAAATCCGTAGAAGCGCATCAGCCAATCTGCCTGATAAAGCCGATTTTCCCGAATCGTGGGAACAGGCGTGGTAAGTGCGGGTAGTCTGCTATCGGCCGTAACAGGAACATAGCCCGAATAATATACCCTTTTGAGTTGAAATTGCTTGTAAAAATGGTCGGCACTGAGGATAATTTGTACGTCGTTTTCGCCTGCTGCACCGATGATAAACTGTGTACTTTGTCCGGCAGGAGCGTATTTGGGAGTTGATTTTATGATTTTTCGTTCCGATTGAGCCTGTACGATGCTGTTTTTTATATGGTTCATTGGTTGAATCATCTGCTCGTGGCTTTTGTCAGGAGCCAATAGCTTTAAGCCCGAAACGGTAGGAATTTCCATATTGATGCTGAGTCGGTCAGCCCACAAACCGGCTTCTTGCAAAAGCTCTGGCGAGGCATTTGGAATGGTTTTCAGGTGAATATACCCATTGAAACGATGCTCGGTTCTTAATTTTTTGGCGATAAGAATCAGGCGTTCCATCGTGTAGTCGGCATTTTTGAAAATTCCCGAGCTGAGGAATAGCCCTTCGATGTAGTTACGACGGTAAAAGTTGATAGTCAAATCCACCACTTCATCTACAGTAAAAGCAGCTCGTTTAATGTCGTTGCTTTTTCGGGATACGCAGTAGATACAATCGTAAATACAGTGGTTGGTGAGTAATATTTTGAGCAGAGACACACAGCGTCCGTCTTCGGTGTAGGTGTGGCATATGCCCGAGGGTGCCGAATTTCCTAAGCCTTTATGGGTATTTTTTCGGTTGCCTCCGCTGGAAGAGCAGGAAACATCGTACTTGGCAGCATCGGCAAGTATGGTTAGTTTTTCGTTAATGCGGTCGTAGTTCATCGTGTAAGGTTTTGAGGTTTTGATGAAAAAGAGAATATCGTCCTTTGCTGAAAACTTCTCTTTTTTCTCTTTTTTAAAAAAGAAAGTTCACTTTTTATTACTGATTTTTAATTGAATAAAAAGAATTTCAGCATTAAGAGCCCCTCGCAAATATAGAATAAACAAACTATTTATACAACAAAGAAAAGGGAGGGTTCTTCTAAAAAAGACGTTAACCTTTGTGAGTTTCTGATTGTAAAACAAGTGTAGGAACACTTCAAATCATTATTGAATTTACTGTAATCATCACTGATGCTTCGGTTCCACTTAGTAAAACAAACGGTATGCCAATCTGAGCGAAATAGCAGAATTTCACCTTAGTAGTTCTACATTTAAAAAGCTACGACTTTTCTTTTGTTACGAATTTGCGTTGGTTTTTTATGGGATACTGTTGTTACTAAACCCAATCCGTTAGTTTTTTTTCTGATTTTTGATGTCGGAATAAATTTGGATTGTCTGTAAAGTTTCGAAACTTTTCAGTTTGTTTGACAGAAATTCTGCGTGTGGACTATCAGAATTGTTAGGAGCAAGTTTCCGTTTTGTGCTGTCTTTCCACGTAAAATATAAGGGCTTTTGGTTTCCTTTGAAAAGTACTCCGAGAGAATCGGCAATGAAGTTATAATCATTTATACCAAAGCGATAATTTAAAGATTTTGAAAATAAATCATCTCCCGAATACACATATTTTTGATTGGAAAGGCTCAAATGAAATAATGTAGGGAAAATATCTTTGTGCGAAGCCATAACGTTTGCATCAAAGAACAGGGGTTTATAATCCTCTGGAACGTAGAAAAGTATCGGAACACTTCGTTGGAGAAAAGCATTCTCACTATCGTATTCAAAAACTTGTCGGATATTATGGTCGCCAGTTACTGCAATAATTGTATTTTTTCCCAAAGGAGAATTTTTAATAAATGCAATGAATTTTGCCAATTGCGAAGTTGCATACTGATGAGCGTAAAAGTTATCTGAAGCCATTTGCTTGTCCACTCTAATGGTTTCTTCAAGCTCTTTTATATCAATCGGATAGGGGGTATAGTGTGAAGGTACTTGGTAAGGCGTATGATTGCTTACAGTTAATGAAAAGATAAAACGTGGCTTTTGCGAAGGAGCACTTAATCGTTCAGTAATATAATCAAAGAGATATCCGTCGTGAACCCCCCAAGCAAAGGTTTCGGCACTGGGGATTTTATCTAAAATATGTGAGCTTCCTTCAATAACATCAAAATATTGATGCTTGATGAAATTGTCCACATTTCTCCACGAGAGGTTCGCTCCTGTGATAAACATCGTTTCATATCCTTGTTCTTTAAAGGGCTTTGCTACTGATGATGAGTATGAAACATCGAAGTAAGGCGACTGAGAAACGATACCCTTAGGGGTGTTTATCAATAAATTCTCTAAGGAATTGATTGTTCCATTATGAGAAGATAAGCAATTCTTAAAGTAATATAAATCAGAGAGCATTGGAGATAAATCACCCAATAGGTTTAATTCCTTGGAATGAAGCTCAAAATAATGATTACTCATACTTTCCATCAAAAAGAAAATAACGTTTGGTGGATTTTTTTCCAAGAAATCATTTTCCTGAGTTGTCGAATACATTTCTGAATTAAACAAGTTGCTATCAGGCTGTTGATACGCTTCTTTTACTTGTTCGACACGTTCAAATCCGTTGTCCTGCAAGGTTCTTTCAATATTAGGATTTAGGTAGTTCTCTTTAAGTTCAACGTTAGCAAACTGCAAAGCATACGGAGCATTATAACAAAGTGAATTGATAAAAAGATTAGTGCTGACGTTTGTATGCTCACGACGAAGCGTAAAAACGCCTAAACTTCCACGCATACCGATAACAAATAAAGGAAATATTATCAGTAAAAGCATACTTGCTTTTTTTGAAATTTGATTTGTATTTTCAAGAAAGCCACGATAGATATACTTATGAACAACTATGAAACTTATAAAAATGAAAGCGAAAACCAGTAAAATCTTAAATATGGGATAGTCTGTCCAAACGGAGTGAAGAACGGCAGACGTATCATCATTAAATATACCAAAAAAGAGAATATTGATATGTGATTGGAAGAATTGATAGAAAAAGAAATCAATAATCTGCAAACTTGTAAAAACCAATAAAACAAACAAAAGGTAATATTTACTAAAAATCAAATAAGCATTTTCAAATTTTCTACTGAAAGATTTTCGAATACATAATGAACTTAGCCAAAAGAGAGCTAAAGGTAAAAACCCATAGCAAATGACAGATACATCAAATCGAGCTCCCATTAAGAAGGCTCGAAACAAATCTGTTTTATGAGAGGATAGTTGCTCATAATTACCATATACGTACAAAAATAGGAAACGATTAGCGAGAAAAAATAAAAAGAAATAAGCGAAATATTTAAGTCCGCTGGATATAATTTTTCCAAATAACGAAAGATTCATTATGTAATATGTGTTGGTTATTAAATGGTATCAGTACAAATCAGGAAAATAAAAGGTGAAGTTTAATAGTTTTCAGCCTTCTATCAAAAGAAATTCATCGTACGGAAATGCAAAATAAAACATAATTTTAGAAAATTAAAAATGATGAATTGATTAAAAATATCAGTACAAAGTTCTTTTATATAAGTTAGTAATAAACAAATCCACTCGTGTAAGGAGTGGATTTGGATAGCTTTGTTTTACAATTTCTTAAAGGTGGCAAGTTTAATCATATTGCTCAACATTTTTCCAGGACGAAAGAGAATGTGACAACTCTTCACTTTACTTGCACTTACTTCTTCTTCTTTTTCGGAAGGAAGCCCCGTTAGTCCCATTTGCAAGGTGAAGTACTCTCCCACACGTACGATGCGTCCTTCTGAGAGGTCAGCACTCACTTTTGTCAAAACGGTTTCAAGCACTGCCAAAATATCTCCTTTGGATACCGTGGACACTGAC
This genomic window from Capnocytophaga canimorsus contains:
- a CDS encoding putative DNA modification/repair radical SAM protein codes for the protein MNYDRINEKLTILADAAKYDVSCSSSGGNRKNTHKGLGNSAPSGICHTYTEDGRCVSLLKILLTNHCIYDCIYCVSRKSNDIKRAAFTVDEVVDLTINFYRRNYIEGLFLSSGIFKNADYTMERLILIAKKLRTEHRFNGYIHLKTIPNASPELLQEAGLWADRLSINMEIPTVSGLKLLAPDKSHEQMIQPMNHIKNSIVQAQSERKIIKSTPKYAPAGQSTQFIIGAAGENDVQIILSADHFYKQFQLKRVYYSGYVPVTADSRLPALTTPVPTIRENRLYQADWLMRFYGFEAREILTPQNPFLDLEIDPKLAWALRNPQLFPVNLQTAAYEMILRVPGIGRTSAYKIVNSRRFQTITMEHLKKMGVAVNRAKFFIDLAEKNPFLKYLDQLELRQLVISSMKSKYKNHFSQQLSLF
- a CDS encoding LTA synthase family protein yields the protein MNLSLFGKIISSGLKYFAYFFLFFLANRFLFLYVYGNYEQLSSHKTDLFRAFLMGARFDVSVICYGFLPLALFWLSSLCIRKSFSRKFENAYLIFSKYYLLFVLLVFTSLQIIDFFFYQFFQSHINILFFGIFNDDTSAVLHSVWTDYPIFKILLVFAFIFISFIVVHKYIYRGFLENTNQISKKASMLLLIIFPLFVIGMRGSLGVFTLRREHTNVSTNLFINSLCYNAPYALQFANVELKENYLNPNIERTLQDNGFERVEQVKEAYQQPDSNLFNSEMYSTTQENDFLEKNPPNVIFFLMESMSNHYFELHSKELNLLGDLSPMLSDLYYFKNCLSSHNGTINSLENLLINTPKGIVSQSPYFDVSYSSSVAKPFKEQGYETMFITGANLSWRNVDNFIKHQYFDVIEGSSHILDKIPSAETFAWGVHDGYLFDYITERLSAPSQKPRFIFSLTVSNHTPYQVPSHYTPYPIDIKELEETIRVDKQMASDNFYAHQYATSQLAKFIAFIKNSPLGKNTIIAVTGDHNIRQVFEYDSENAFLQRSVPILFYVPEDYKPLFFDANVMASHKDIFPTLFHLSLSNQKYVYSGDDLFSKSLNYRFGINDYNFIADSLGVLFKGNQKPLYFTWKDSTKRKLAPNNSDSPHAEFLSNKLKSFETLQTIQIYSDIKNQKKN
- a CDS encoding HU family DNA-binding protein, yielding MAVKFKAIQKQNPQKRNEPAKWYPHAIGDGETNLQDLADYASSVSTVSKGDILAVLETVLTKVSADLSEGRIVRVGEYFTLQMGLTGLPSEKEEEVSASKVKSCHILFRPGKMLSNMIKLATFKKL